The Vespula vulgaris chromosome 3, iyVesVulg1.1, whole genome shotgun sequence DNA window catatttaattattacagtatttaaataatggcaagtcacacacacgcgcacgtgcgtatacatatatacactgtTTCTTACTATAGTACCTCagtttttacaaataaataaatgtaaatagaCTTCTCGTgaaatcctttctttctttaattctcaGTCTTTCACGTAACGAAAAACTTCGATGATTCATTATTCGTTAACATTTCTAAACGATCTGTATGTTCATTTCCAGGCACAAACAACGATAATATAATCGTATGATCGTTTAATCATTCGTTTCTCGAGCAAAaatagaagaacaagaagCATGATTAGAATAACaatgatgaaagaaagatgggtagaatcttttttctaaaattaaaaaagaaaaaaagaaagagaagaaaggaagaagaaaagaaaatacaagataATAGGATATTTCGTAAAACATAAACGTATTACAAATTTGTTTCATCTCGAGAATCGAGTCAgattttcgttctcttttcgatGAGTTACACGCTTTTCCAGAAATATCTTTAATCTGTTTCTCCTTCAtgtattaaagagagaaagagagacagagaaacaaagagagataggtagcAGACAGATAGCAGGCAGGCAGACAAGCAGGTAGCAGACAGATAGACATacagagagaggagggaaagagagggagagagatagaaagagggagggaaggagagggggaaagagaaaagagagagagggagagagtctGTAGTGAACGGAACTacagaaaatatcaaattatgtAATCGATAAAGATGAAGTCTACCGAAAATCAAATTACTTAGATGAATAATTCATCAATACATTGTACAAATTACCCACCGacatatcgaaaaaataagtaaataattataaaaaataaaaaagaaatgaaacattttGCACATGTAtcgaatgtttatttatatgaatgtatgaatGAATCTTTGTTTTTCCCCCACAATCATGTTCGTCAAGGACCACGTTGAATTTAACTATACGACGACCATGACCTTACTTTACTTCcgtttttgaattttttatctgcggtgtatgtgtgtgtgtgtgtggtatCGCGTGGGCGCGCGTGCGTACGTTTAAATCGTTGAAACATAGCGCGCTCGCGCACGGGTGTACAAAGTAAGGTGCAATGCAGCAAGTTTGGATCACGTCACGACatactttctttattctttcgtaaCTTCTTACGTTGTTATCGACGATTCGAAGATTAAGTATCTTTTGAGTAGCATTCGACTCGTAGTTATTCTCAtcgtaaataataacatttattatacgtTCGTAGCTCACAATAGAAtatgagagaagagaaaacaaagaaaaaaaaagtgacaaaTATAAGATGGTATATCTTCGATGTGCCATTGGAGAAACTTTCTAATGTAATTACTTACTAACCTTTGACTAGCTTGCCGGTACCATTTTTTGTGTCCTGTAGGATCATTATCATTTTGCGGTGTCGATGGTGACACGTTTCCATGATCACCATGCGAATTACAGTTCTCCAGTTCCATGATCAACTGTAAAAAtgttaagaaacaaaaataacgtGTTCGTTGAcaaacttttcctttctcaagttttatattttgtcaATGAACGATaaacgtatttttattattttgatttttaatttatcaagaATGAATTgttcttcatattatttataagaatgtTTTAAACGAGTTATTTTGCAATAAGACGCGAAAGAGAGTGAGGTTAACCAAGCTGTTACCAAAGCTGCAACATTTCGCAATAAACGTTTATCAACgcgttgttttttcttttagtatgAGTCAGAtagtactttttattttttcataaaaaacaaTTCAATTACGATCGTagttattattacgaaataatttcgaatttaataatcgaaaagagttggaaataatatatatacttgcaaATACAAAACCGACAAGATCTCATTATAACTGGACATCACTATTGGATGCAGACAAAGTAGCAAGATTCGATTGATTATTAGAAAACCTGATACGCACTTGTTCTTTCTGATTATACCGGATTGTGGATGAcactttttttaatcattatcaCGATATTCcttctaaataaatatttatggaaATGTCTACTTGTTCTATTAGATACGGTATCATATGTTATCATGATGCAAAGATAAtagatatgaaattattagataattaattaaaacagaacataagaaaaaaaagggacgataattaattcgatgaaaaataagaaattaaacaattgaacgattctctctttttcatcgttattTCTATTCGTATAACGCTCGAAAATTGTGTGAACAGCCATTTCTTTTGTTCTCGCTTCCAAcgataaattgaattaaaattcgTACCTAGCAAGATCGTTCGTTCTACGTAGAGttctttgagaaaaaaacACAGCGTAATTTAAAAAGTCTTTTCTGAGAATTTCTAAATAGAATTTATCGGGCGCCAACCTGTCATCGGTAGGtacatatatcgaaaaaaaacaCGATCACAACCACGCACTGTGCAGATTTGTCGCAGACTGAGGTCAATTCACTGAACTGCGTTGACCTCGGTGCAGGTATACCAATCGAACGGTGAAAAATGTAACTACATTGATTCGTACTTTCTTAACTTTAGGTGCGCGCCAAATCTTATACGTTATCCTTGTTTTTCtgacaacgaaagaaaaggaaagataacaCATACATCTTTCGTAGCACGAATCAAATTCACATAGACGATGAAATAATTGGTTCTTACGTTTTTTTATTGACCAATGAGAATGCGAGAATAGattgtataaatgtatttggAATTTCTACacaatttcgatcgaaatcaaTAACTtcgtatcgataaattttaacgaatgatttttacaaatgaatcgattttcaaaaatttattctatagGAGATCAAATTGattcatcgatcgtttctttataCTCATCTCAttcgtatatttaattaaaatacgcATAGGTATACTATATCAGACGATCGATAAAGAATATCGTAGTGAATctataagaattaaaattatcattataatatttgtgcgtgtagaaaaatttcatatttacgCGCGTGATTTGTTTTGGAATATGCGCGCCATTTTTTGCGATTGTATCATTGATCTCATAATAGAATTcacaaaagagaaatgaataatAGAGGATGATAGGAATAGGAgaacatttgaaaaaattatattaaaggaaaaatggATACGTTTAaacattgataaaaagaagaataaaaattataaggtAGGAAAGGAGATAAAATGTAATTGAAATGGTTTAGTCGATCGATGACGATCGAACTTCACGTATTCCTCTTCAATCGATATAAGCGATCGATGTAtgatcgaaaaatgaaaaagatggTATATAGTgatagtaatataattatcagaGAAATGATTTGCACCTGCCGGATGTTCGAAGCGCGGATAAGACGCGGATCACTTTGACCCATCGAGGCAACGGACGACGAATTCGTCCGTAGCGCCGTGTGTAAACCGTCCGTCCGCCGTTGCCCGAACGCCAAAATCCGAGGTAAAAGCCCGTACTTCGCAATTTTCGCGAACTTCCACGCGTCCGTAGTACTCATCGCGTTGAGCACGATTGGAACGTAGACTTCGACTCTCCTGTGCACGAGCAATTACGTTGCATCGTTTCTGTTGCGTAAAATTAATCCGATTTAGGTGACCTCGACGTAACATAACCTATAAATCCGCCTTGGACTACCGCCTCTGCCCGTCGTTTTGATCATTCTTTGGAAGCTTACACAAGCGTGGGGTATCGACGCATGTAgtcctttttttcaaaaatatattttctcccTCTTATGAACTATCCTCGAGGTCTTCTCGACATTTTCCATGTATTATTTGGGGGATGCTTTCTATCGAGAGAGCGGGAAGCTAACTTCGACTCTCTTGGGCTTGCGGCCCAACCCACTTTTTAATcggtgatttttttttctacgtggATTCTTTAATTCGTCCTACGaacgtattatattttgaaaagagTCTCGTCGAAGGATCGACGAACGTTCTTCGCATGACAATTTGACAATCGAAATCCTTGCGTTAcgactcttttcctttctacttcattcttctctcgatttccctcacaatttaatattttatcctttAGGGACCCAATTAGTGCGATGACATAACATAACCTTCCTCTCCATGTGagtaatgagagagagagagagagagagagagagagagagagtatatgtttgtgtgtgtatgtaaagagagagagaaagaaagggaaattATTTAggaacattctttttttttgtttatttatttatttatttatttatttatttatttatttatggtTACATATTAAGaagtaattttgtaatatactcgtatgtgtgtgtatattatctCGTCTTTTATCGTATGTTTCGTTCCATTTATTACGCACTTATCATTGTTACTTCTGACATTCAACGCGCGCTATTTTTCTTGTCATATTTTTTGTCTAATATAATtagtatcatttttatttatatttaaataaatattcattttcgtACTATACAAATACTAAGTTTGTCAAATTGAtttgttatttctattttgttaccgatttcttaataaatttcttttccacaTAATCTATTTGTGTTTTATTAGTcttctttattcatttatatagaaaaaatgatatatttttacataggatatatttttacatttaggatatattttctacaatAATTCTAGGATCTAACATTGCACTGTAATAGTTATTCATTagttgattttattatttatttattatcattgaaacattattctctttaataaattatatctttatttatttattttagtcattagattgattatttatatttattcattacatATTATCATtcaatatcaatttatttcatgTTAAGTGAAGAATTGATTATGGTGTATTATAAATGTAGTTTTTTTGCACACGTTTTTAAACTTGTGTAAATATGATTAATGTTCAGTACACAATATTTGTTGATCTTATTATAAGACAATAGATATAAGTAaactacaattttttataatatatcaataataattcattgcaatttcttttaataattatcaagcAATGGTGTACTAAGACATCGATCTACATAATATTTGCAAAGTAAGAGTATTAAGCCAGtctgaaaaatgaataatcaaGCGTTCAGTTTGGCAGAAAAGCTTATACCTTCTACATATGTGCAACAAGGTTTAAATGCAAAGAAAACTCGCGAAAACCATATAAGACATTTTATTGAACATGTATGTATTACTTGTAGCTATAAAATactatatcaaattatatatttctattcgtgaatagaaatgtatgttataaatttttacaaaacatAGAGACAATGGCCAGAAGAGGGATGGGATGACGCAACAATAGAAGCTTTTCTCTCTGATCTTTCGCAAATGGATAGCAACAATTTTCCTTCTAACTGTAGTGTCGGAGAACGTGAAGCAAGAATTGCATCGAATATAGTAGCAAGGAGACATTTTCGCATGGGGCATGGAATTGGTAGATCAGGTGATCTAGAAGAAGTACAACCAAAAGCTGCTGGTAGCAGTCTCATgtataaattaacaaatgcTTTGGTACTGGAAGTAATACGTTATATgggtaagaaaaagaatattttctatattgcattcttttctttttagaaaaatttaattaaacattcaTACTTGTAGGTGTAAAAAGTATAGCTGGTTGTTTCTTATCTCCTATGGCTACAGGCATGAGTTTAGTATTATGTATGTTGACTCTCAAACAAGGTAGACCACGAGCAAAGTATGTTTTATGGCCTCGAATCGATCAAAAATCAAGTTTCAAGTCTATAATTACAGCAGGTTTAGAACCTGTAGTAATAGAAATGCAAATAGTTGGAGATGAATTAAAAACAGATATGCAAAGACTTGAAGCCCAAATGGTAGCTCTTGGAGAAAGCGTAGCCTGTGTACTTACAACGACAAGTTGCTTTGCACCTAGAGCATGTGATTCGGTTGATTTGATTGCAGTTTTGTGTACGCAATATAATATACCCCATTTAGTAAATAATGCCTATGGGTAAGAACTTAGCAATGTTCTTTTAACGATTCCTAAATATTTCTCATACAGGTAAGAATTAGGTACATTTTACTATATTGTTAAAAGGTTACAGAGTACAAGATGTATGCGTCTCATACAAGAGGCATCGCGTAAGGGGCGTGTTGATGCATTTGTTCAAAGtacagataaaaattttcttgtaCCCGTGGGTGGCGCAGTAATTGGATCATTTGATAAAAACCTTTTGGATCGTATATCAAAAATGTATCCAGGTCGTGCAAGTGCAAGTTCTACTATGGATGTTATGATAACATTGTTGAGCCTTGGCATAGCAGGATATAAGCAACTTATTGCCGAACGTAAAGAAATGTATTCTTATCTTAAAGAGGAACTTGGAAAATTAGCAGCAAGGCATGGAGAACGTTTATTAGATACAAAAGGAAATCCAATATCCATGGGGATGACATTACAGTGTTTAAGTCATCAACATGATAATAAGCAAGTTACGACCCTAGGATCAATGTTGTTCCTTCGTAATGTTAGTGGTACTAGAGTAATCACTACAACAGACTCTAAGCACATTGTTTCGCACAAGTTTGAAGGttgtaatcattattatcgcctttttttgtttatcattGAACACTTGtctatattttaaaatcatatttttaggATGGGGTGCTCATAACAGTAATTATCCAGTACCGTACCTAACTGTTGCTGCAGCTTTAGGTATGAAAAGATCAGATGTTGATGCATTTATACAAAGACTAGATAAAGCATTAACAAAAGTACGAAGGCGATCCGCTTCAGTAACTCCAACAGCATCACTTGCTGGATCCAGTATTAATGGAGATGCTGGTGGTGCTGGTGGCCCAGGTGAATCCAGCACAGCTTCAACCAGCCGAGCAAGTAGTAAAGATAGTTTAAGAAAATGAACCGTAATCAACGCAACTGGTCAGTCAAATCAgcacattaatattaatttgtaagtAGTTTACtacttacaattaataaatttttcatatctctGCATAATGACTTGTATCAAAACAATAATCTTTAACTTGATTATAAAGgtggaatatttttctatataatatcatttaaaatttacatatgtgaatataaaaaattttctgccatactattttttttatacattaattaataatttttatttctctatgaaaaaatataattatttgatatttaaaaatttttcttaaaaaatttactattcgtatattataaaaaaatatgactcatgtttttaaaacaaatatataagatacaaTACATGTTGCAGAAATATGGAATAAATAATGAGCTGATCTGTCTGTCCACTTGCGTTGTGATATTGTCAATTCCTATCTTAAGAGACAAGGCAATGGGATGTTAAGTAAATGATATTAAGTGAATGTCAAAGTTAATGCAAAGGAATcaagaaataagaatacaaCATTTTCTTAGTTATCTGTTACAagatattcaattatatatgcGCTGGTCGCAAAAATCATTATGAAttgtttacaaatttatattttttgtgaaacaaaaaaatgaaaattgttctTGTGTACAATTTACTTCTAGCTTATCATGTtgtaagatataatattaagttTTATATTCTGTGTTGTATAAGTAGAACTTCTGTAGATAATTCATAACAAATAACGAACTATTGTGTTGCCATAATtaatcttaataatattttttcattatctaaTTTTGACATACAATTTATTCCTATAAATATtgcttatataatttaaaaaataattctatatttgaagaaaacatattaatataaacgtttggtacttttgttttcttttaggGAGAATTATATGTCAAAGGAAATAGTGAGATTATACGTTACTgattgtaaaaagaaactttaatgataatataattgcCTGATTGTATCAATACAGTAATAATACAAGTTTGAAGCATGATACATGAAAGTTGAGCACatgctataaaaaaaaatcataaataatttttatgaatatcaGCAATATAAacaacatatttcttttttaaaatgtttgaatgattataaatatattattataagtatttaCTTCAAGTTCTTgcaaagatataatattatcatttcatGAATCATgcaatactttttaatatgtcTCTTTAAAAtccaaattattattattaacataatgataatataatcgaaaatttttatttttattacatatatttattccaTTAGAAAATCTATTATATTGTGGTTTAATACAATATGAATTATGTTTTGTTAAATAAGgtagaaagtataataattcatgTATATTATGAAATTGCAAATACCACATGTCCCCATTTAACATCAGCTaagaaaagtagagagaattaataatagtatatacttcaaatttaaattaaataatacataataccATACCAACTGAACACAATCAAtcattttttcgatatatatacacatatatgtaaaaaaaatataaatatatgtatacagatgTGCAAACAAATTTCACAGTAAACTACAGGTATGACAGCttgatattaaaatcatatgataattagtaataatttGAGGAAGAATACATTTCAAATATTCAATCAAGTCTAATAACAACATCAATAAAGAATgttataaaatagaagaaaatacacttctcaaaatttcttttttttatagatcatctaagtagaaaaatatatttataattgtatggattattaattagaaaaaaatgaatgcaTAATGATCTTAAtgtagaataaaagaaatatgtttaGCATAAAAAATATGCATTAGCTATTACACTAGCTCGTGtttaatcgaacgtttcttcatatctattaattttctagTCTAAAATATTCTCATGAACAtacttgtaattttttctttagaaaaaaaaaacgacattAGAGAACGATATTAGTTACTATTCAACAGAATTCCCAAATGACAtaacaaaatttgttatttattcatatcgCAATACATAATACTGTTAATATTACTACCCAagtttataaagatatattcattattgaTACTGATTTTGTTTgcaataaacaaaattaaacattttatacatacactgCTAGTTTACAGATAATACGCAAATTTTCATTAGCATTGttcaaaatgtatttatatctaGTGTTAtgttcttaaaatatatttataacaagcCAAAGACAAAGCAATATTATGCACcaaaatgataaaagtatTAGTCACATTATCACTTTATCATTAAATGAGTTGGATGCTAGGAGAAAGCATTTAaactatatttaattatatgttttGCTTAGCTTCCTTTTatagttattaatttaattatttagatttaACATAGTTCTTGAGAAAAACATTAAGAGATAGAATTGTTACTATAAGCAAATCATATGTGCTATGataagctatatatatatgtgtgtgtttatatatgtatatatatatatgtgtgtgtatacatacatatatctatacatatatatataaatatattaatgttacagtaatatatttactatCGAAACTGATACTTAACAATTATGAAAAGTACTTTAGTATAAGTGGTATCATCATACCAATGACTTTcctatgtaaataaaatataattttttttttatttctttctgattataaaatcattaatcgttaaaaaaggcacctaatacatatatgcatacatattgAATTATATGCCTTTTACACAAACAACGATTTTATGGACCTAATGTTCTACTACACTTAAGTTTTCTATGTctaaaaaagttaaatttgttatatcatTGTTACTTATAATGCGTAACTATATTGTTGTTCAGCATAAAACATATGTAAGTTATACTgtgtaattttaaatttattgcaaTGAATGCATACATTCAGAGCATTgtttattattcaaaatgttataataaaactattattGGCAGACTTATATTCGATTGTTCATGTTAAAAAAAGTCTttggtttttgatataaatgttcaagaaaaacaaaaaaaaaaaaagaaaaacgaaaaagaagactttgccaatattgtatataaagtGTTGTTTTACTgaagtttttaaaaatatatctaagcTATCTAAGATTTTAAGTGTAAGTTTTGatttggagaaaaaataatatcagtgTGAAAACAttgataatagaatataaaacgtatataatataatattcatggGTCAATAATACATTATGTCGTCTATATGAGTAAATACTTTTAAACAGATACAATctattttctccttctatttattatattttatcccTTTGTTATCTATAACGAAAAAGTTGTCATTGCGCGAcgataatgtttatatgtgtAAAGATGTAAACACATCTAACACTAGTAAGCGAGAAACATAACAGATCATACTTTTCCGAATATATAGATTACTAGAAGTGTTATATGGCATAACTTGATATTGTTCTCAGAGATTAGTatgtgtttattattttataataatagagaAGTAGTTGATCAGATATGTGAATAAAgtctttttttaaaactaaTTTCTCATTACTttgttttcatatatatatatatatatatatatatatatatatatatatatatatactcatatatataattttctatcatttacttatattttataattttagttATTTGATAATATCTGATTTCGATTAAGACTGTTTATTAACTctgattttttaatgatttataacaTCAATGAATCTAGACataatttttgatcgattttGATAATCGAAGTCTCATTTTAAAAACAATGGTTTGAGCGAGAATATGGCTTTTTCTGAACTTCTGAAAAggctttaatttttttgaaaaaaattcatcaaaaaatgttctttcgagaatatacacaaaaaaaattcttcaaaaatttaagaaaGCCATTTTGCTTAaacctttattttttatttcaaaacataaatatttattatctacttTATCGATTGTTGGTAAACCCGGAATCTTCGTTATCGATCGCTCAGGTCACTTTGGGAACGCGTGTCTAGCGTTAGATTAGTCACCGGTAATCACATTCACGTATGTTCGCGCGCGCTGTTAAGTTCTTACCgtacattttgttttattacttgttgattgaaatttcaattaGAAAATTGGGAACAAATTTTAGAATAGAATCATCATTACATCAGAAGCAGCAACTTccatacgatattattttcgatataatttgttatagtTTTTTTATGATATGCTTTCTTTCTATTGATTTGATgcttaaataaatcaattatatgAGTAAGTTTTACtagttacaaaaaatatatatagtttatacaaaaaatcaaCAAACATCTATTAAGTAATATATCTTTAAAGAAGTATAACTGTTACGggtatatctacatatataaaccgatgcaatagaaaaatagtatTCTCATATTGCGCTTGTAGTTCAAATTCTATCCATACCGAAATACATATGCTTAAATTACATATGCTTCGTGTAAAAAGTGATAGAcacttagaaaattttttattagatcctcacatatgaatatatttattatatatttaaaagacaaATTCGACGATttgttgataaaattttttcaattaaaaagaatgGTTTTTATTGgagatgaatatatttattatgcgtaaagtaatgttaaataaaatattatatattcgcaCTTCTTCATATGATACTATATCTTATAATCAATAGTAAATGTTCTTGTGTGtaaattatctataatataatgcagtaaattttatttatgaattattatattttttggtatgtttattataatcattaatttgatttgattaaattttatcttatacataaacaacaaatatatagtaatataaaatgtgATCTGATAGTGCAGTACTTAATAGTACTCGACATGCGGTTTAAACACTTTTTCTAAGTTACCGTTCTATACGTGTAATTTTACGGATATTGTTATATACGTTGTcattatacatttcttttttttaaatttattgtttaataaaagtaaacaaatacctaatgattttataatatcgaaaacAGGCATTAATcattaagtatatattataacctATAATCAAGTTAAAACCTCAGTGATCATTAAAGATTCGTTAAAGAAATCATTAAAGATTTCATATCATTCTAATTAATGTACTATGTTTCATTAcgtacatttataatataatatttaaaaaagaataataataataataataataataataataacaataataatactgtagaaataacattttttttaaaagaaaaagatggctAAGATCAAAACtcaagaaaagataataaagccAAAAAGCAAATCAACCAACAATCCATTTAATACTAAAAAAGAGGTCAAAGCTAAATTGCCgatatttaattcaataattactGCAGTATGTATTGGTATTGCTGCATGGTTCAGCTATAAAGGTTATCTTGAAACTAGAGTAAATACACCATACGATATAGAAAAGGTatggaattttctttaaatagatatttaaactatttaaagaatttattgaattaactAAAATTAGTTTTGAATGTAATTTAGCTTGTAACCATGACTGGCTTGGATATCCCAGATAGATATTGGGGTACTTATAGACCTAATGTTTATTTTGGTATGAAAACAAGAGATCCACATTCTTTGGTAACTGGACTAATGTGGTATTCTCCTCAACATCTGCGACAAGACGGTACGGGTCTTAGACACTGGTGTGAACAGGGTGATAATTTAGATAGGTAATATAATGctcttatatcttttaatttttaatttatgatggaatatattaattaagttTAACTATAGATATGGTTGGTTGGAACACGATGGAAGGACATTTGGAGTCCAAGAAATAGTAGACTCATCTGTAATTTTAACAACAACATTTGTAAAAAGATTAAGTGGTCAATATGGTGGAGATTGGACAACAAAAATTAGTGTAAAttctaaaaattcaaaaaaactTGAGCAAGAAATCTCTTTGCTATTTTATATTGCTACTGAAGAAAATACTAAGGGATGGATTGAAgtgaataatgataatgatgatactTTAACAGGAATGATAGGGAATACACAGGGCTTAGgctcttttaatattaatatacatgcCACGAAAGGTACTATAAAAGAACATTCATACTTGTCAACAATATCACCAAGTTTAACTGCTTTAAAGGAAACTGTTCTTAAAAATCTAAGAATAGCATCATATAAAGGAACTAACAAAAAACATATAGTACTATCTGGTGAACAACTTTTATTATTGCCAGATGGAATTAAGGAAAAACcaaattttattgttacacAAGTAACAGGGAAAGTTCcttttgaaattgaaattaattatgaatcAGAAAGTTTTTCTaatagattaaataaattaagtaatGATGTATATGATCAAGCATTGCAAAAGCAACGCGAATTATTTGATGAAAAAtttgagaatatttttaaattaaaatctaaaGGTTATTCCAgtgaagaaatttcttttgcaAAAATGGCATTTTCTAACATGATAGGTTCTATAGGTTATTTCTATGGAAGTTCTCAAGTTCAAAGTGTTCATACCAAAGGTCCTGTGCCTTATTGGAAAGCATCTTTATATACTGCAGTACCTAGTAGAAG harbors:
- the LOC127062442 gene encoding O-phosphoseryl-tRNA(Sec) selenium transferase; the encoded protein is MNNQAFSLAEKLIPSTYVQQGLNAKKTRENHIRHFIEHRQWPEEGWDDATIEAFLSDLSQMDSNNFPSNCSVGEREARIASNIVARRHFRMGHGIGRSGDLEEVQPKAAGSSLMYKLTNALVLEVIRYMGVKSIAGCFLSPMATGMSLVLCMLTLKQGRPRAKYVLWPRIDQKSSFKSIITAGLEPVVIEMQIVGDELKTDMQRLEAQMVALGESVACVLTTTSCFAPRACDSVDLIAVLCTQYNIPHLVNNAYGLQSTRCMRLIQEASRKGRVDAFVQSTDKNFLVPVGGAVIGSFDKNLLDRISKMYPGRASASSTMDVMITLLSLGIAGYKQLIAERKEMYSYLKEELGKLAARHGERLLDTKGNPISMGMTLQCLSHQHDNKQVTTLGSMLFLRNVSGTRVITTTDSKHIVSHKFEGWGAHNSNYPVPYLTVAAALGMKRSDVDAFIQRLDKALTKVRRRSASVTPTASLAGSSINGDAGGAGGPGESSTASTSRASSKDSLRK
- the LOC127062597 gene encoding uncharacterized protein LOC127062597, with protein sequence MAKIKTQEKIIKPKSKSTNNPFNTKKEVKAKLPIFNSIITAVCIGIAAWFSYKGYLETRVNTPYDIEKLVTMTGLDIPDRYWGTYRPNVYFGMKTRDPHSLVTGLMWYSPQHLRQDGTGLRHWCEQGDNLDRYGWLEHDGRTFGVQEIVDSSVILTTTFVKRLSGQYGGDWTTKISVNSKNSKKLEQEISLLFYIATEENTKGWIEVNNDNDDTLTGMIGNTQGLGSFNINIHATKGTIKEHSYLSTISPSLTALKETVLKNLRIASYKGTNKKHIVLSGEQLLLLPDGIKEKPNFIVTQVTGKVPFEIEINYESESFSNRLNKLSNDVYDQALQKQRELFDEKFENIFKLKSKGYSSEEISFAKMAFSNMIGSIGYFYGSSQVQSVHTKGPVPYWKASLYTAVPSRSFFPRGFLWDEGFHGLLISAWDLEIELDIISHWFDLMNIEGWIPREMILGSEALAKVPDEFVTQMNTNANPPTFFLTLYYILEHKQQELLSKHFHLLDKLYPRLQAWFNWFNTTQIGELPSTYRWRGRDTDTIRELNPKTLTSGLDDYPRASHPNIHERHVDLRCWIAFAANVMFKITKILNPSYNKYEETFHYLSDNNLLNKLHWSPNTQTYSDYGLHTDKVVLQKPSLQPNAQPSEMIRVVLDDPNLRYIDSSFGYVSLFPFILHIIDPNSLQLEKVLQDLTDPDLLWTKYGLRSLAKTSPLYMKYNTEHDPPYWRGTIWINLNYLTVRAAHYYSKIEGPFQSKAKKVYDDLRHNIIQNVIKQYKQSGYIWENYGDTLGNGKGSHPFTGWTSLVVLLMAEIY